One window from the genome of Haloprofundus halobius encodes:
- a CDS encoding type II/IV secretion system ATPase subunit → MRLLSRFETTDAPSHEAEETDCLCDPSFVEPSGTGVGRLVELVVDADDCSGGGDLVADSACRATVVDALSGCDADVVRTRSRGYERAYDGDAVALLLAAGRFVERAAFHDTAVADRARRDPLGAAREATGRAGPVARIAAETGLAEGAARVSTYEDALRPFVGPTLVRSRVALRPPPDATLADRWSLDTGATVRRYERDGGRDWYQLDPAFTELDRAATATLREARSALADGVGGAGERAPGRAVRAVADGNGDDGDSGGGTPVEQLAALLTKHTRGHGVLDDLFSDARVSDVFVTAPVESNPVRVVVDGDRLDTNVRLTPSGAAALASRFRRASGRPFSKADPTLDAVVDAESGRIRVAAVSDPASDGLAFAFRRHDDAPLTLPALVENDTLSPDAAALLSLAVERGTAGLVAGTRGAGKTTLLGALLWELPVETRTVVVEDTPELPVEALQRNDREVQTLHVGLGENATLTPVEGVRTALRLGEGALVVGEVRGEEAAALYEAMRVGANGSAVLGTVHGDGGAAVRERVVSDLGVPESSFAATDLVVTLSPSGGRHVARIEEVRVSDGRLRFETLFEYADGALRPTGLVDRGNSALVASLAGSGERYADVRDALGKRRQLLETLAGNGRTRPTDVATAYVGR, encoded by the coding sequence CTGCTCTCGCGGTTCGAAACCACCGACGCACCGTCACACGAGGCCGAAGAGACGGACTGCCTCTGTGACCCGTCGTTCGTCGAACCGAGCGGCACGGGCGTCGGTCGCCTCGTCGAACTCGTCGTCGACGCCGACGACTGCTCCGGCGGCGGCGATCTGGTCGCCGACTCAGCCTGTCGAGCGACCGTCGTCGACGCGCTCAGCGGGTGCGACGCAGACGTCGTCCGAACCCGCTCTCGCGGCTACGAACGAGCGTACGACGGCGACGCAGTGGCGCTGTTGCTGGCCGCCGGACGGTTCGTCGAGCGGGCGGCGTTCCACGATACGGCCGTCGCAGACCGGGCGCGGCGGGACCCTCTCGGCGCGGCGCGAGAGGCGACGGGACGCGCCGGACCCGTCGCCCGAATCGCCGCCGAGACCGGCCTCGCGGAGGGCGCGGCCCGCGTGTCGACGTACGAGGACGCGCTCCGACCGTTCGTCGGGCCGACGCTCGTTCGCTCGCGGGTAGCGCTGCGACCGCCCCCGGACGCGACGCTCGCGGACCGCTGGTCGCTCGACACCGGCGCGACGGTCCGGCGGTACGAACGCGACGGCGGTCGGGATTGGTATCAGCTCGACCCAGCGTTCACCGAACTCGACCGGGCGGCCACTGCGACGCTCCGGGAGGCGCGAAGCGCGCTGGCCGACGGCGTCGGCGGCGCGGGCGAGCGCGCACCGGGGCGGGCGGTCCGCGCCGTCGCCGACGGTAACGGCGACGACGGCGACAGCGGTGGCGGGACGCCGGTCGAGCAACTCGCGGCGCTCCTGACGAAGCACACGCGCGGCCACGGCGTCCTCGACGACTTGTTTTCGGACGCTCGGGTCTCGGACGTGTTCGTGACCGCACCGGTCGAGTCGAACCCAGTTCGCGTCGTCGTCGACGGCGACCGTCTCGACACCAACGTTCGACTGACGCCGTCGGGGGCGGCGGCGCTGGCGTCGCGTTTTCGACGCGCGAGCGGTCGGCCGTTCTCGAAGGCGGACCCGACGCTCGACGCGGTGGTCGACGCCGAGAGCGGGCGAATCCGCGTCGCGGCCGTCTCGGACCCGGCGAGCGACGGCCTCGCGTTCGCGTTCCGCCGCCACGACGACGCCCCGCTGACGCTCCCGGCGCTGGTCGAAAACGACACGCTCTCCCCCGACGCCGCCGCGCTGCTCTCGTTGGCGGTCGAACGCGGCACCGCCGGACTCGTCGCCGGAACCCGAGGGGCCGGGAAGACGACGCTGCTGGGCGCGTTGCTGTGGGAACTGCCGGTCGAGACGCGGACCGTCGTCGTCGAGGACACGCCCGAACTGCCGGTCGAGGCGCTCCAACGCAACGACCGCGAGGTTCAGACGCTCCACGTCGGTCTCGGTGAGAACGCGACGCTCACGCCGGTCGAGGGCGTCAGAACCGCACTCAGACTCGGCGAGGGGGCGCTCGTCGTCGGCGAGGTGCGCGGCGAGGAGGCCGCCGCACTATACGAGGCGATGCGCGTCGGCGCGAACGGCAGCGCCGTCCTCGGGACCGTTCACGGCGACGGCGGCGCGGCCGTCCGCGAACGGGTCGTCTCTGACCTCGGCGTTCCGGAGTCGTCGTTCGCCGCGACCGACCTCGTGGTGACGCTCTCGCCGAGCGGCGGGCGGCACGTTGCCCGAATCGAGGAGGTTCGCGTGAGTGATGGACGTCTCCGCTTCGAGACGCTGTTCGAGTACGCCGACGGCGCGCTGAGACCGACCGGTCTCGTCGACAGGGGGAACAGCGCGCTCGTCGCCTCCCTCGCAGGGTCGGGCGAGCGATACGCCGACGTTCGGGACGCGCTCGGGAAGCGACGTCAGTTGCTCGAAACGCTCGCTGGGAACGGTCGAACGCGTCCGACCGACGTCGCGACGGCGTACGTGGGTCGATGA
- a CDS encoding type II secretion system protein has protein sequence MSAGSSVGVEDGASATTATVLRALSRLVPLEIDASDSLADALSYLDSPVSAETVVRGGYGVAVVVSLCTLPVGILALPAIAAVPFALGVGLAAAHVSHRVPVLLARTRRAGALGDAAGVVNRAVLRLRLEPTPERAAAFAARTGQGLLASSLAEHVRRARGTPHSGMAAFGDEWTDRLPALGRATTLLLASAAATPGDRERGLERALDAVLDGTRDRLARFADNVRAPLSGVYAFGVLLPLALVGVLPAAASAGVPVGTLPLVVVYDVLLLLVLLSAGVWLVSRRPVAFPPPRVGLEHPDVSGSRRRRYLAVAAAALAVAAAGAAVVDPWTAPLVGVGVAVGGALVVRYRPVRRVHADVRRVEAGLDDALYLVGRHVVEGVAVERALDRVADELDGATGEMLADAVTTQRALRVDVRDAFLGDDGALSAVPSPRARSAAELLALAATEGAPAGAALVATAEQLSRLRRLEREARRELAELTETLQNTGALFGPLVGGATVALVERLDGASASATPEAAAFGTDAADATGAAAGTASAAGSALGGAPGTATFGLVVGVYVLLSAVLLTALATALEHGLDRVLLGYRIGLALLAATTTYLTAFVAAGLLV, from the coding sequence ATGAGCGCCGGTTCGTCGGTGGGTGTCGAAGACGGAGCGTCCGCGACGACCGCTACCGTCCTTCGAGCGCTTTCCCGTCTCGTCCCCCTCGAAATCGACGCCAGCGACTCGCTCGCCGACGCCCTCTCGTATCTCGACTCGCCGGTCTCGGCCGAGACGGTCGTCCGCGGCGGTTACGGGGTCGCCGTCGTCGTCTCGCTGTGTACGCTTCCGGTCGGCATACTCGCCCTCCCTGCCATCGCCGCCGTCCCGTTCGCGCTGGGGGTGGGACTCGCCGCAGCCCACGTCTCCCACCGAGTGCCGGTGCTACTCGCTCGGACGCGACGGGCCGGGGCGCTGGGTGACGCCGCCGGTGTGGTCAACCGGGCCGTCCTCCGCCTTCGACTCGAACCGACACCCGAGCGCGCGGCCGCCTTCGCCGCGCGGACGGGACAGGGACTGTTGGCGTCGAGCCTCGCGGAGCACGTCCGCCGTGCCCGCGGGACACCACACTCCGGGATGGCGGCGTTCGGCGACGAGTGGACGGACCGACTGCCGGCGCTCGGACGGGCGACGACGCTGCTTCTCGCCAGCGCGGCGGCGACGCCCGGCGACCGCGAACGCGGGCTGGAGCGCGCGCTCGACGCGGTGCTCGACGGCACGCGCGACCGACTGGCACGCTTTGCCGACAACGTGCGCGCGCCGCTGTCGGGGGTGTACGCCTTCGGCGTCCTGCTGCCGCTGGCGCTGGTTGGGGTCCTCCCGGCGGCCGCGAGCGCGGGCGTCCCGGTCGGGACGCTCCCGCTGGTAGTCGTCTACGACGTGCTCCTCCTGCTCGTACTGCTCTCGGCGGGCGTGTGGCTCGTCAGCCGTCGACCAGTCGCGTTCCCGCCGCCGCGCGTCGGCCTCGAACATCCCGACGTGTCGGGGTCGCGCCGTCGCCGATATCTCGCCGTTGCGGCCGCGGCGCTCGCCGTCGCGGCCGCAGGCGCGGCCGTCGTCGACCCGTGGACCGCGCCGCTCGTCGGCGTCGGCGTCGCGGTCGGTGGGGCGCTCGTCGTCCGATACCGACCGGTTCGACGGGTTCACGCCGACGTGCGGCGGGTCGAAGCCGGACTCGACGACGCGCTGTATCTGGTCGGCCGCCACGTCGTCGAAGGCGTCGCCGTCGAACGCGCGCTGGACCGCGTCGCCGACGAACTCGACGGCGCGACCGGTGAGATGTTGGCCGACGCCGTGACGACACAGCGGGCGCTCCGCGTCGACGTTCGCGACGCGTTTCTCGGCGACGACGGGGCGCTCTCGGCGGTTCCGAGTCCGCGGGCGCGAAGCGCGGCCGAACTGCTGGCGCTCGCGGCGACGGAAGGCGCACCCGCGGGCGCGGCGCTCGTCGCGACGGCCGAGCAACTGAGTCGCCTCCGACGGCTCGAACGCGAGGCGCGGCGAGAGCTGGCGGAGCTGACCGAGACGCTTCAGAACACCGGCGCGCTGTTCGGGCCGCTCGTCGGCGGCGCGACGGTCGCGCTCGTCGAGCGGTTGGACGGCGCATCGGCGTCCGCGACGCCGGAAGCGGCGGCGTTCGGGACGGATGCAGCGGACGCTACGGGCGCGGCAGCCGGAACCGCGTCCGCCGCGGGGTCGGCGCTCGGTGGCGCGCCGGGGACGGCGACGTTCGGCCTCGTCGTCGGCGTCTACGTCCTCCTCTCGGCGGTCCTTCTGACCGCGCTGGCGACGGCCCTCGAACACGGACTCGACCGTGTGCTGCTCGGCTACCGAATCGGTCTCGCCCTGCTCGCGGCGACGACGACGTATCTCACGGCGTTCGTCGCCGCCGGGTTGCTCGTGTGA
- a CDS encoding DUF7283 family protein, with translation MFDAPVETWYTWLGLAVASVAMLGAATTFPATATPDAAGVADTVDGVAASEYPATAEHPLAAEAIRVGPHRLSLRNDAGTTHASFVFGPVTPVAPGSRLETVLHGVPPGEAFDSRRAFTQALIEARTEESTWQTVDRTLVVRRAEWGESDATLVGA, from the coding sequence ATGTTCGACGCACCCGTAGAGACGTGGTACACGTGGCTGGGACTCGCCGTCGCGAGCGTCGCGATGCTCGGCGCCGCGACGACGTTTCCGGCGACGGCCACACCGGACGCGGCGGGCGTCGCCGACACCGTCGACGGCGTCGCCGCCAGCGAGTATCCGGCCACGGCAGAACACCCGCTCGCGGCCGAGGCGATTCGAGTCGGCCCGCATCGGCTGAGCCTCCGAAACGACGCCGGGACGACCCACGCCTCGTTCGTTTTCGGACCGGTGACGCCCGTTGCACCGGGGTCGCGGCTCGAAACCGTCCTCCACGGCGTCCCGCCGGGGGAGGCGTTCGACAGTCGACGGGCGTTCACGCAGGCGCTCATCGAGGCCCGAACCGAGGAGTCGACGTGGCAGACGGTCGATCGGACGCTCGTCGTTCGGCGCGCCGAATGGGGGGAGAGCGATGCCACGCTCGTCGGCGCGTAG
- a CDS encoding DUF7285 family protein, translating into MRRARLAGRESRAQTEPTTALVAVFAVVVALSLYAVTFEEAVPTGERAISETTLERASAEITDGGVADPTALGRARDAAPAGYRLNLSLAVGERRWTVGSVDPANVDGEGAADRASRRLSVRLAPGVVRPGHLRVAVWR; encoded by the coding sequence GTGCGCCGGGCACGCCTCGCGGGCCGGGAGAGTCGGGCCCAGACGGAGCCGACGACGGCACTCGTCGCCGTCTTCGCGGTGGTCGTCGCGCTCTCGCTCTACGCCGTCACCTTCGAAGAGGCTGTGCCCACCGGAGAGCGAGCGATCTCCGAGACGACGCTCGAACGCGCGTCGGCCGAGATAACCGACGGCGGGGTCGCCGACCCGACGGCGCTCGGACGTGCCCGTGACGCCGCCCCGGCGGGTTATCGGCTCAACCTCTCGCTCGCTGTCGGGGAGCGGCGGTGGACCGTCGGGTCGGTCGACCCGGCGAACGTCGACGGTGAGGGGGCTGCGGACAGGGCGAGTCGACGACTGAGTGTCCGCCTCGCACCGGGTGTCGTCCGGCCCGGCCACCTGCGGGTGGCGGTGTGGCGATGA
- a CDS encoding DUF7284 family protein: MTSSVLDAALCLLLVSAAAVTLADVPTGADEPAADASRTAEMLSTTTAEVDYTLASGARRADDAERFPVTDGPAFDRRAHGSLAELLAESTTATPRVDGERVTHTGDDFRRQVRAAVARALPPRTHVVARWRPHVGSSVGASTSVGEEPPASADVHTAVLSVPTASDSDADAAARSAMDDGFAGVATIVSDRLVNAWFPPKRTRLALGGDYPTSALVGHRYDRAAALSGATLPSAPNRSTVSTANARLLAALEPRVESDLRRVFDSPAEAAVALSGGEVRITVRRWSA; this comes from the coding sequence ATGACGAGCAGCGTCCTCGACGCCGCGCTCTGCTTGCTCCTCGTCAGCGCCGCCGCCGTGACGCTGGCTGACGTGCCGACGGGAGCCGACGAACCCGCCGCCGACGCCTCACGGACGGCGGAGATGCTCTCGACGACCACCGCCGAGGTCGACTACACGCTCGCGAGCGGGGCGCGCCGCGCCGACGACGCCGAGCGGTTCCCCGTGACCGACGGGCCGGCGTTCGACCGCCGCGCCCACGGGTCGCTCGCGGAACTGCTGGCCGAGTCGACGACGGCGACCCCGAGAGTCGACGGAGAACGCGTGACGCACACCGGTGACGACTTCCGACGACAGGTTCGCGCGGCAGTCGCCCGCGCGTTGCCGCCGCGGACGCACGTCGTCGCGCGGTGGCGGCCGCACGTCGGGTCGAGCGTCGGGGCGTCGACCAGCGTCGGTGAGGAACCGCCGGCGTCGGCCGACGTTCACACCGCAGTCCTCTCGGTGCCGACTGCCAGCGACTCGGACGCCGACGCGGCCGCGCGGAGCGCGATGGACGACGGGTTCGCGGGTGTCGCGACGATTGTCAGCGACCGACTCGTGAACGCGTGGTTCCCGCCGAAGCGAACCCGCCTGGCGCTCGGCGGCGACTACCCGACGTCGGCGCTCGTCGGCCACCGATACGACAGGGCGGCGGCGCTCTCCGGGGCGACGTTGCCGTCTGCGCCGAACCGTTCGACGGTGTCGACGGCGAACGCGCGACTCCTCGCAGCGCTCGAACCGCGGGTCGAATCTGACCTGAGACGCGTATTCGACTCGCCGGCCGAGGCGGCGGTGGCGCTCTCGGGTGGAGAGGTCCGCATCACGGTTCGGCGGTGGTCGGCGTGA